From the genome of Streptomyces sp. NBC_00523:
CGGCGGCACGACTGCGAAGGCCGAGGCCAAGAGCGCGTCCCTGCTTCCGCGCAGCGCCGTCCGCAACATCGGGCTCAAGCCCGACCTGGAAGGCACCGCGGCCGGCGTCCCGCAGGGCTTCTTCAGCTACCCGGCCAAGCCGCTGCGGGCCACGAAGACCACCCCGCTCAAGGGGGCGAAGCCGATCAGCGCCGCCATGGAGACCTTCTCCCCGCCGCCGCCCTCGCGCGGCAAGAACGCGGCCTGGCAGGAGATCGAGAAGCTGCTCGGCGGCCAGGTGAACATCACGGCCGTCCCCGCCGACGACTACGGCACCAAGTTCTCCACGATGGTCGCCAGCGACAGCCTGCCCGACCTCTTCATGTACCCGGAGAGCGGCGGCGTCGACAACAAGGCCGCCTTCCTCCAGGCCAAGTGCGCCGACCTCACCCCGCACCTCGCCGGGGACGCGGTCAAGGACTACCCCAACCTCGCCGCCATCCCGAAGGGCGCCTGGCAGGGCGCGATCTTCGGCGGCAAGCTCTACGGCATCCCGATCGCCCGCACCGGCACCGCGGGCGCCGGGGTCTACCGCCACGACCTCTTCGAGGAGGTCGGCGTCACCAGCCTGGACCAGATCACCGACCTGGACCGCTTCGTCGAGGTCTGCAAGGAGCTGACCCGCCCCAAGGAGGACCGGTACGCCATCATCGCGGGCGTCACCACCATGCTCGCCATGTCCGCCGGAGCGCCCAACTTCTGGCGGCTGGACGAGAAGACGGGCAAGTTCACCCTCGACCTGGAGACCCCGGAGTACCGCACGGCGGTCGAGACGGCCCGCACGCTGTACAAGGCCGGCTGCTACTACCCGGGCACCCTCCAGATGTCCGGGGCGCAGAAGGCCCAGTACACGGACATGTTCAAGAACGGCAAGGGCGCGTACGTCTACGACGGCATGCCCACCTACCTCGCGCCGGGCGTCGGCTACATCGCCGCGATGAAGGCGATCAACAAGAAGTTCGACCCGCGCCCCTTCGTGCCCGTCGGCAAGGACGCCGTCGCCTGGATGGACAACGTCGCGCTGCAGAACACCCACATCAGCAAGGCCTCCGGGGACCGCGTCAAGGAGATCCTGCGGTTCGCCGACTTCGCGGCCTCGCCGTTCGGCAGCCTCGAATACACCCTCATCAACTACGGCGTCGAGGGCAAGGACTTCACCCGCGACGACAAGGGCAACCCGGCGCTCACCAAGCAGGGCACCCAGGACGTCACCGTGCCCTGGAAGTTCGCCGCGTCCGCGGTCCCGGCGATCTTCAGCGCCGACTCCGAGCAGGGCGTGCGCCACGTCCACGACACCTTCACCAAGATGATCCCGATGATGGTGCCGGACCCCACGCTCCAGTACTCCTCGCCCACCTGGGACTCCAAGAGCGCCGGCAGCCTCGGCACCCTCAAGGGCGACGTGCTCAAGGACATCATCTCGGGCCGCAAGCCCATGTCGGCCTACGACCAGCTGGTCAAGGACTACCTGGCCAAGGGCGGCGAGCAGGCCCGCGGCGAGTTCGAGGAAGCCTTCCAGAAGGGGAAGAAGTGACCACCCGACGCTCGGTCCTCGCACTCGGCACCGCCGCCGCGGCGGCAGCCGTC
Proteins encoded in this window:
- a CDS encoding extracellular solute-binding protein, translating into MSSSTPINRRALFRLGAGVGLGLAAAPLLAACGDGGTTAKAEAKSASLLPRSAVRNIGLKPDLEGTAAGVPQGFFSYPAKPLRATKTTPLKGAKPISAAMETFSPPPPSRGKNAAWQEIEKLLGGQVNITAVPADDYGTKFSTMVASDSLPDLFMYPESGGVDNKAAFLQAKCADLTPHLAGDAVKDYPNLAAIPKGAWQGAIFGGKLYGIPIARTGTAGAGVYRHDLFEEVGVTSLDQITDLDRFVEVCKELTRPKEDRYAIIAGVTTMLAMSAGAPNFWRLDEKTGKFTLDLETPEYRTAVETARTLYKAGCYYPGTLQMSGAQKAQYTDMFKNGKGAYVYDGMPTYLAPGVGYIAAMKAINKKFDPRPFVPVGKDAVAWMDNVALQNTHISKASGDRVKEILRFADFAASPFGSLEYTLINYGVEGKDFTRDDKGNPALTKQGTQDVTVPWKFAASAVPAIFSADSEQGVRHVHDTFTKMIPMMVPDPTLQYSSPTWDSKSAGSLGTLKGDVLKDIISGRKPMSAYDQLVKDYLAKGGEQARGEFEEAFQKGKK